DNA from Pirellulaceae bacterium:
TATATCGCTTTCCTCCAACACAGCCAAAAATGGCAAATTGCGGTACAGATCGCGATAGTCCAAACCGTAGCCCACTACGAATTCATCGGGAATGCGAAACGCAGCGAAATCCGGCTGTACATCCACCATGTTTTTCCCGACCTTGTGCAACAGTACTACCGTGGCGACGCTCCTGGGTCGCATGGAGTCGATGCACTCCACGACAGCCTTGAGCGTCTTGCCGGTATCAAAAATATCATCGACAATCAACACATCACGATCTGTGACGTCCAACATCATGTCAGCCTTGATCCACAAATCGCCAGGCTTCGTACCACCACGATAACTGCTGGCTTGAATCAAACTGACGCGAACCGGCATCGTCAAGCGACGAATCAAATCAGCCAGCATCACCAGACTGCCGGTCATCACCGCCACTATGGTAATCGGAGATTCGCCGTACCGCTCCATGATTTCTGCGGCCATTTCGTCCACACCCGCGCGCAATTGTTCTTCGCTCAACAGCTCTCTCACGTTGTCTCTACCTTTTCATAGGCATTCATAAAAACTCCACTTCCACCGGTGCCGTGGTCCCCAGTGATACAAAACTCAGATCAATGGCTTGTCCCACCAGCTTTAACAATCCCTGGACGATGTTAAAATGACTGACGATGTGAATCAATAATGTAGGCGATTGTGACTCTTCTTTCGACCGACTAAGCACAGGTTGCCACAGATTATTTTCGCAAGTCTTTCAGCACTTATCTCCCCTACTGCTGAGTTAGTTAGATGAATGACACGCAGGCCGCTTCGCTTGTCTCACGCCAGTGCTTGGTTCGATTTGGCTGGCAGCAAGAGGTTGGCCGATTTGAATGGGACTCGCCAAGCGTCAATTCAGGCGAGAACAACCAGGACGATTTTATGCAGCGCGGCACCTGGGTAGTCGTGCGCAGCTATCGGGGGCTTG
Protein-coding regions in this window:
- the hpt gene encoding hypoxanthine phosphoribosyltransferase encodes the protein MRELLSEEQLRAGVDEMAAEIMERYGESPITIVAVMTGSLVMLADLIRRLTMPVRVSLIQASSYRGGTKPGDLWIKADMMLDVTDRDVLIVDDIFDTGKTLKAVVECIDSMRPRSVATVVLLHKVGKNMVDVQPDFAAFRIPDEFVVGYGLDYRDLYRNLPFLAVLEESDIQSVSAE